A stretch of the Erpetoichthys calabaricus chromosome 3, fErpCal1.3, whole genome shotgun sequence genome encodes the following:
- the LOC114647785 gene encoding kelch-like protein 12 isoform X2 — MAPKDIMTNSHAKSILNAMNALRKSNTLCDITLKVENTDFPAHRIVLAACSDYFCAMFTSELSEKGKPFVDIQGLTASTMEILLDFVYTETVHVTVENVQELLPAACLLQLKGVKQACCEFLESQLDPSNCLGIRDFAETHNCVDLMQAAEVFSQKNFPEVVQHEEFMLLSKEEVEKLIKCDEIQVDSEEPVFEAVINWVKHFKKERESFLPAMLQYVRMPLLTPRYITDVIDTEPLIRCSLQCRDLVDEAKKFHLRPELRSQMQGPRTRPRLGANEVLLVIGGFGSQQSPIDVVEKYDPKTQEWSFLPSITRKRRYVATVSLNDRVYVIGGYDGRSRLSSVECLDYAADEDGVWYSVAPMNVRRGLAGATTLGDMIYVAGGFDGSRRHTSMERYDPNIDQWSMLGDMQTAREGAGLVVANGLIYCLGGYDGLNILSSVERYDPQTGHWTNITPMATKRSGAGVALLNDHIYVVGGFDGTAHLSSVEAYNIRTDSWTTVTSMTTPRCYVGATVLRGRLYAIAGYDGNSLLSSIECYDPIIDSWEVVTSMGTQRCDAGVCVLREK, encoded by the exons ATGGCTCCCAAGGACATTATGACCAACTCTCATGCCAAGTCCATCTTGAATGCAATGAACGCATTGAGAAAGAGTAACACTCTGTGTGACATTACACTGAAGGTGGAGAACACGGATTTCCCGGCCCACAGAATTGTGTTGGCAGCCTGCAGTGACTACTTCTGTGCCATGTTCACTAGTGAG CTGTCTGAAAAGGGTAAGCCATTTGTAGACATCCAGGGCCTCACAGCCTCTACCATGGAAATCTTGCTTGACTTTGTTTATACCGAAACAGTTCATGTGACAGTGGAGAATGTCCAAGAACTGTTACCTGCTGCCTGTCTACTCCAGCTGAAAG ggGTAAAGCAAGCTTGCTGTGAATTCTTGGAGAGCCAGCTGGACCCATCAAACTGCCTGGGTATCCGTGACTTTGCCGAAACCCACAATTGTGTTGATCTAATGCAGGCAGCCGAGGTGTTCAGCCAGAAGAACTTTCCAGAGGTTGTGCAACATGAGGAGTTTATGTTGCTAagcaaagaggaagtggagaagcTCATCAAATGCGATGAAATTCAG GTTGACTCAGAAGAGCCAGTTTTTGAAGCTGTTATAAATTGGGTGAAACACTTCAAGAAAGAAAGGGAATCTTTTCTCCCTGCAATGCTGCAGTATGTTCGTATGCCCCTCTTGACACCCCGATACATCACAGATGTGATTGACACAGAG cctttaatCAGATGTAGTCTGCAATGTAGGGATCTGGTGGATGAGGCCAAGAAATTTCACTTGCGTCCTGAACTTAGGAGTCAAATGCAGGGACCAAGAACCAGGCCCCGTCTTG GTGCTAATGAGGTCCTTCTAGTGATTGGTGGATTTGGCAGCCAACAGTCCCCTATTGATGTTGTAGAAAAATATGATCCCAAGACCCAGGAATGGAGCTTCCTTCCA AGTATCACACGGAAAAGAAGGTATGTGGCTACAGTTTCTTTGAATGACCGAGTCTATGTCATTGGTGGCTATGATGGACGATCCCGCCTCAGTTCAGTAGAGTGCCTTGATTATGCTGCAGATGAAGATGGTGTGTGGTACTCTGTGGCTCCCATGAATGTGCGCAGGGGTTTGGCAGGAGCCACAACACTGGGAG ACATGATCTATGTGGCTGGAGGCTTTGATGGAAGCCGACGACACACTAGCATGGAAAGATACGATCCAAACATTGACCAGTGGAGCATGCTGGGAGATATGCAGACTGCTAGAGAGGGAGCAGGCCTTGTGGTGGCAAATGGTCTTATCTACTGCCTTG GAGGCTATGACGGTCTTAACATACTAAGCTCTGTAGAACGCTATGATCCTCAGACTGGACACTGGACAAATATCACTCCAATGGCCACAAAGCGCTCAG GGGCTGGCGTGGCCTTACTGAATGACCATATCTATGTGGTGGGGGGCTTTGATGGAACAGCCCATCTTTCCTCAGTGGAAGCCTACAATATCCGCACTGATTCCTGGACTACTGTTACCAGCATGACTACACCAAGGTGCTATGTGGGCGCCACAGTCCTGCGTGGGAGGCTGTATGCGATAGCTGG GTATGACGGTAATTCACTTCTCAGCAGTATAGAGTGCTATGACCCCATCATTGACAGCTGGGAGGTGGTGACATCCATGGGTACCCAGCGCTGTGATGCTGGAGTCTGTGTACTTCGGGAAAAGTAA
- the LOC114647785 gene encoding kelch-like protein 12 isoform X1, with the protein MAPKDIMTNSHAKSILNAMNALRKSNTLCDITLKVENTDFPAHRIVLAACSDYFCAMFTSELSEKGKPFVDIQGLTASTMEILLDFVYTETVHVTVENVQELLPAACLLQLKGVKQACCEFLESQLDPSNCLGIRDFAETHNCVDLMQAAEVFSQKNFPEVVQHEEFMLLSKEEVEKLIKCDEIQVDSEEPVFEAVINWVKHFKKERESFLPAMLQYVRMPLLTPRYITDVIDTEPLIRCSLQCRDLVDEAKKFHLRPELRSQMQGPRTRPRLGANEVLLVIGGFGSQQSPIDVVEKYDPKTQEWSFLPSITRKRRYVATVSLNDRVYVIGGYDGRSRLSSVECLDYAADEDGVWYSVAPMNVRRGLAGATTLGADMIYVAGGFDGSRRHTSMERYDPNIDQWSMLGDMQTAREGAGLVVANGLIYCLGGYDGLNILSSVERYDPQTGHWTNITPMATKRSGAGVALLNDHIYVVGGFDGTAHLSSVEAYNIRTDSWTTVTSMTTPRCYVGATVLRGRLYAIAGYDGNSLLSSIECYDPIIDSWEVVTSMGTQRCDAGVCVLREK; encoded by the exons ATGGCTCCCAAGGACATTATGACCAACTCTCATGCCAAGTCCATCTTGAATGCAATGAACGCATTGAGAAAGAGTAACACTCTGTGTGACATTACACTGAAGGTGGAGAACACGGATTTCCCGGCCCACAGAATTGTGTTGGCAGCCTGCAGTGACTACTTCTGTGCCATGTTCACTAGTGAG CTGTCTGAAAAGGGTAAGCCATTTGTAGACATCCAGGGCCTCACAGCCTCTACCATGGAAATCTTGCTTGACTTTGTTTATACCGAAACAGTTCATGTGACAGTGGAGAATGTCCAAGAACTGTTACCTGCTGCCTGTCTACTCCAGCTGAAAG ggGTAAAGCAAGCTTGCTGTGAATTCTTGGAGAGCCAGCTGGACCCATCAAACTGCCTGGGTATCCGTGACTTTGCCGAAACCCACAATTGTGTTGATCTAATGCAGGCAGCCGAGGTGTTCAGCCAGAAGAACTTTCCAGAGGTTGTGCAACATGAGGAGTTTATGTTGCTAagcaaagaggaagtggagaagcTCATCAAATGCGATGAAATTCAG GTTGACTCAGAAGAGCCAGTTTTTGAAGCTGTTATAAATTGGGTGAAACACTTCAAGAAAGAAAGGGAATCTTTTCTCCCTGCAATGCTGCAGTATGTTCGTATGCCCCTCTTGACACCCCGATACATCACAGATGTGATTGACACAGAG cctttaatCAGATGTAGTCTGCAATGTAGGGATCTGGTGGATGAGGCCAAGAAATTTCACTTGCGTCCTGAACTTAGGAGTCAAATGCAGGGACCAAGAACCAGGCCCCGTCTTG GTGCTAATGAGGTCCTTCTAGTGATTGGTGGATTTGGCAGCCAACAGTCCCCTATTGATGTTGTAGAAAAATATGATCCCAAGACCCAGGAATGGAGCTTCCTTCCA AGTATCACACGGAAAAGAAGGTATGTGGCTACAGTTTCTTTGAATGACCGAGTCTATGTCATTGGTGGCTATGATGGACGATCCCGCCTCAGTTCAGTAGAGTGCCTTGATTATGCTGCAGATGAAGATGGTGTGTGGTACTCTGTGGCTCCCATGAATGTGCGCAGGGGTTTGGCAGGAGCCACAACACTGGGAG CAGACATGATCTATGTGGCTGGAGGCTTTGATGGAAGCCGACGACACACTAGCATGGAAAGATACGATCCAAACATTGACCAGTGGAGCATGCTGGGAGATATGCAGACTGCTAGAGAGGGAGCAGGCCTTGTGGTGGCAAATGGTCTTATCTACTGCCTTG GAGGCTATGACGGTCTTAACATACTAAGCTCTGTAGAACGCTATGATCCTCAGACTGGACACTGGACAAATATCACTCCAATGGCCACAAAGCGCTCAG GGGCTGGCGTGGCCTTACTGAATGACCATATCTATGTGGTGGGGGGCTTTGATGGAACAGCCCATCTTTCCTCAGTGGAAGCCTACAATATCCGCACTGATTCCTGGACTACTGTTACCAGCATGACTACACCAAGGTGCTATGTGGGCGCCACAGTCCTGCGTGGGAGGCTGTATGCGATAGCTGG GTATGACGGTAATTCACTTCTCAGCAGTATAGAGTGCTATGACCCCATCATTGACAGCTGGGAGGTGGTGACATCCATGGGTACCCAGCGCTGTGATGCTGGAGTCTGTGTACTTCGGGAAAAGTAA